In Coriobacteriaceae bacterium, a single window of DNA contains:
- the glf gene encoding UDP-galactopyranose mutase — protein sequence MSQYDYLVVGAGLSGAVFANAAKRAGKSVLVIDRRDHIAGNVYTEDVEGIQVHRYGAHIFHTSMKDVWNYVNRFAEFNNYVNSPVANFHGNMYNMPFNMNTFAKMWPGVVTPADAKAKIAEQVAAENIGEPQNLEEQALSLVGRDIFETLVKGYTEKQWGRDCKDLPASIIKRLPCRFTYDNNYFNDRYQGIPMGGYTKMVANMLEGVEVRCGVEYKELIAAEPDIAAKTIYCGPIDAFYDFKLGTLEYRSLRFETETLDEQDHQGVAVVNYTEREIPYTRIIEHKHFEFGTQDKTVITREYPADWKPGDEPYYPINDAKNEALYKQYEELAAQEGDVIFAGRLGGYKYYDMDKAIAAAFELVRNELGVEPTEA from the coding sequence ATGTCCCAGTACGATTACCTTGTCGTCGGTGCCGGCCTTTCGGGCGCCGTCTTTGCCAATGCCGCCAAGCGCGCCGGCAAGTCGGTCCTGGTCATCGACCGCCGCGACCACATCGCCGGCAACGTCTACACCGAGGACGTCGAGGGCATCCAGGTCCACCGCTACGGCGCACATATCTTCCACACCTCCATGAAGGACGTCTGGAACTACGTCAACCGCTTCGCCGAGTTCAACAACTACGTCAACTCGCCGGTCGCCAACTTCCACGGCAACATGTACAACATGCCCTTCAACATGAACACCTTCGCCAAGATGTGGCCGGGCGTCGTCACGCCGGCAGACGCCAAGGCCAAGATCGCCGAGCAGGTGGCCGCCGAGAACATCGGCGAGCCGCAGAACCTTGAGGAGCAGGCGCTGTCGCTCGTCGGCCGCGACATCTTCGAGACGCTCGTGAAGGGCTACACCGAGAAGCAGTGGGGCCGTGATTGCAAGGACCTGCCCGCGAGCATCATCAAGCGCCTCCCCTGCCGCTTTACCTACGACAACAACTACTTCAACGACCGCTACCAGGGCATCCCCATGGGCGGCTACACCAAGATGGTCGCCAACATGCTCGAGGGCGTCGAGGTGCGCTGCGGCGTGGAGTACAAGGAGCTGATCGCCGCCGAGCCCGATATCGCCGCCAAGACGATCTACTGCGGCCCCATCGACGCGTTCTACGACTTTAAGCTGGGCACGCTGGAGTACCGCAGCCTGCGCTTTGAGACCGAGACGCTCGACGAGCAGGACCACCAGGGCGTGGCCGTGGTCAACTATACCGAGCGCGAGATCCCCTATACCCGCATTATCGAGCACAAGCACTTTGAGTTCGGCACGCAGGACAAGACCGTCATCACGCGCGAGTACCCGGCGGACTGGAAGCCCGGCGACGAGCCCTACTACCCCATCAACGACGCCAAGAACGAGGCCCTGTACAAGCAGTACGAGGAGCTGGCGGCGCAGGAGGGCGACGTGATCTTTGCCGGTCGCCTGGGCGGCTACAAGTACTACGACATGGACAAGGCCATCGCCGCGGCCTTCGAGCTCGTCCGCAACGAGCTTGGCGTGGAGCCCACGGAGGCGTAG
- the aroC gene encoding chorismate synthase has translation MSSTFGNVLHLSIFGQSHSPAIGCSLDGVPAGIAVDQETLQAFLDRRAPGRDETATKRREADAAHIIAGVVDGHTTGAPIAAIIENTNTRSKDYSELRRKPRPGHADFPARVKYHNMHDVAGGGHFSGRLTAPLCIAGGIALQALEARGINVMAHVAQIGGISDLPMDDMVYREADRKAILTNDLPCIDAAAAGRMREEILAARDELDSIGGIVECGIYGLPAGIGDPMFDGIENRIAQIAFGIPAVKGVEFGMGFAVAAMRGSENNDPYRIDAETGEIAVESNNAGGILGGISTGAPVMWRMAVKPTPSIGREQQTVDMDAMENTELSVHGRHDPCIVPRAVPVAEAAAALAIWDALLEDAAQR, from the coding sequence ATGTCCTCGACCTTTGGCAACGTTTTGCACTTAAGCATCTTCGGCCAATCGCACTCCCCTGCTATCGGCTGCTCGCTCGACGGTGTCCCCGCGGGCATCGCTGTGGACCAGGAGACGCTGCAGGCCTTTTTGGACCGTCGCGCCCCCGGCCGCGACGAGACCGCAACCAAGCGCCGTGAGGCCGACGCCGCGCATATCATAGCCGGTGTGGTCGACGGACACACCACTGGCGCACCCATCGCAGCAATTATCGAAAACACCAACACGCGCTCCAAGGACTATTCCGAGCTGCGCCGCAAGCCCCGTCCCGGGCACGCAGATTTTCCGGCGCGCGTGAAGTACCACAACATGCACGACGTCGCCGGAGGCGGACACTTCTCCGGCCGCCTGACAGCCCCCTTGTGCATCGCGGGCGGCATCGCGCTGCAGGCGCTCGAGGCCCGCGGCATTAACGTGATGGCGCACGTGGCGCAGATCGGTGGCATCTCCGATCTGCCCATGGACGACATGGTCTATCGCGAGGCCGACCGCAAGGCGATTCTTACGAACGACCTGCCGTGCATTGACGCCGCCGCTGCCGGTCGCATGCGCGAGGAAATCCTGGCCGCGCGCGACGAGCTCGACAGCATCGGCGGCATCGTGGAGTGCGGCATCTACGGGCTTCCCGCGGGCATCGGCGACCCCATGTTCGACGGCATCGAGAACCGCATCGCGCAGATCGCGTTTGGCATTCCCGCCGTGAAGGGCGTGGAGTTTGGCATGGGCTTTGCCGTGGCCGCCATGCGCGGCAGCGAGAACAACGATCCGTATCGTATTGATGCCGAGACCGGCGAGATTGCGGTCGAGTCCAACAACGCCGGCGGCATCCTGGGCGGCATCTCCACCGGCGCACCCGTCATGTGGCGTATGGCCGTGAAGCCGACGCCCTCCATCGGTCGCGAGCAGCAGACCGTGGACATGGACGCCATGGAAAACACCGAGCTCTCGGTCCACGGCCGCCACGATCCCTGCATCGTCCCCCGAGCCGTCCCCGTAGCCGAAGCAGCCGCCGCCCTCGCCATCTGGGACGCCCTCCTCGAGGACGCAGCCCAGCGCTAA
- a CDS encoding adenylyltransferase/cytidyltransferase family protein — protein sequence MGALSSVRIEANPDLFETGLVGAEGHHSLKRVLTYGTFDLLHYGHIRLLQQASKLGDYLIVGLSTDEFNALKGKTSFYSYEVRREMLEALRYVDLVIPENDWNQKTRDVEIYHADIVCMGGDWAGDPRFESLKDICDVVYLNRTPGISTTEVKSRLAQ from the coding sequence ATGGGCGCACTTTCCTCTGTTCGGATTGAAGCAAACCCCGATTTGTTTGAAACTGGTTTAGTCGGTGCGGAGGGTCATCATTCCTTAAAACGAGTGCTTACCTATGGAACATTCGACCTACTGCATTATGGACACATTCGTCTCCTTCAGCAGGCTTCCAAGCTTGGCGATTATTTAATCGTAGGGTTGTCAACTGATGAATTTAATGCACTCAAAGGAAAGACCAGCTTTTACTCCTATGAAGTTCGGCGCGAGATGCTTGAGGCTCTACGCTATGTTGACTTGGTCATTCCCGAAAATGATTGGAATCAGAAGACGCGCGACGTCGAAATATACCATGCCGATATTGTTTGTATGGGAGGGGATTGGGCTGGCGACCCTCGTTTCGAATCGCTAAAAGATATCTGCGATGTTGTCTACTTGAACCGAACCCCCGGAATCTCTACAACAGAAGTAAAAAGCAGGCTTGCTCAGTAG
- a CDS encoding prephenate dehydrogenase/arogenate dehydrogenase family protein, which translates to MGTVRNARVNQGGPKCAGIVGLGLIGGSFARGYAQAGVRVLAWDPDDDVMTAASMGTVAGELNDETLGECDIIVLACYPEACIEWLETHAQALADATDTDAIMGPVVIDTVGVKGIVCERAFELAREHGFYFVGAHPMAGTQFSGYAHSRADLFQGAPLVLVPPAVDDALKLELLGQVREMVRPLGFGKFSVTTAAEHDRVIAFTSQLAHVVSNAYVKSPTAQVHHGFSAGSYRDLTRVAHLNPQMWSELMIDDADALAFEIDHLIDSLGAYSRALKNRDQRYLENLLAEGDRIKRALDDESAH; encoded by the coding sequence ATGGGTACGGTGAGAAACGCACGCGTCAACCAGGGAGGCCCCAAGTGCGCCGGCATCGTGGGCCTGGGCCTCATCGGCGGCAGCTTTGCCCGCGGCTATGCGCAGGCGGGCGTTCGCGTGCTTGCCTGGGACCCCGACGATGACGTGATGACGGCCGCCAGCATGGGTACCGTCGCCGGCGAGCTCAACGACGAGACGCTCGGCGAGTGCGACATCATCGTCCTTGCCTGCTATCCCGAGGCATGCATCGAGTGGCTCGAGACGCACGCCCAGGCGCTCGCCGACGCCACCGACACCGATGCCATCATGGGTCCCGTGGTGATCGACACCGTGGGCGTCAAGGGCATTGTGTGTGAGCGGGCCTTTGAACTCGCACGAGAGCACGGCTTTTACTTTGTGGGCGCACACCCCATGGCGGGCACCCAGTTCTCGGGCTACGCGCACTCCCGCGCCGACCTGTTCCAGGGCGCGCCGCTCGTGCTCGTTCCGCCCGCGGTAGACGATGCCCTTAAGCTGGAGCTCTTGGGCCAGGTGCGCGAGATGGTGCGTCCCTTGGGGTTTGGCAAGTTCAGCGTGACCACCGCCGCCGAACACGACCGCGTGATCGCCTTTACGAGCCAGCTCGCACACGTGGTGTCCAACGCCTACGTAAAGAGCCCCACCGCCCAGGTCCACCACGGCTTTTCAGCCGGTAGCTACCGCGACCTCACGCGCGTGGCACACCTCAACCCGCAGATGTGGTCCGAGCTCATGATTGACGACGCCGACGCTCTCGCCTTCGAGATCGACCATCTGATCGATTCGCTCGGCGCCTACAGCCGTGCGCTCAAGAACCGCGACCAGCGTTATCTTGAGAATCTCCTTGCCGAGGGCGATCGCATCAAGCGCGCACTCGACGACGAGAGCGCCCACTAG
- the aroF gene encoding 3-deoxy-7-phosphoheptulonate synthase — MIAILKQSASDEAVGHIVSWIEKKGLKTDVSRGENETIIGLVGDTTKIDPFLLESMDVVERVQRVSEPFKRANRKFHPEDSVIDCGHGVKIGGDQFQVIAGPCSVEGENLIRIARRVKAAGATMLRGGAYKPRTSPYAYQGMGPAGLDLLCEASAELDMPIVTEIMDPRDVQVFLDKKIDVMQIGARNAQNFPLLKEVGKTKTPVLLKRGMSGTVDELLMAAEYIMSEGNDNVILCERGIRTFETRTRNTFDLNAVPVLHHLSHLPVVADPSHATGYTRYVEPMALAATACGANGLEIEVHDDPSHAWSDGAQALTPDQFDDTMRRIRAIREVVCQETVQE, encoded by the coding sequence ATGATTGCGATTTTAAAGCAGAGCGCCAGCGACGAGGCCGTCGGCCATATCGTCAGCTGGATTGAGAAGAAGGGTCTCAAGACCGACGTCTCGCGCGGCGAGAACGAGACCATCATCGGCCTGGTGGGCGATACGACCAAGATCGACCCGTTCTTGCTCGAGTCCATGGATGTCGTCGAGCGCGTGCAGCGCGTCTCCGAGCCCTTTAAGCGTGCCAACCGCAAGTTCCACCCTGAGGACTCCGTCATCGACTGCGGCCACGGCGTCAAGATCGGCGGCGACCAGTTCCAGGTCATCGCCGGACCCTGCTCCGTCGAGGGCGAAAACCTCATTCGCATCGCACGCCGCGTAAAGGCCGCCGGCGCCACGATGCTGCGCGGTGGCGCCTACAAGCCCCGCACCTCCCCTTACGCCTACCAGGGCATGGGTCCCGCCGGCCTGGACCTGCTATGCGAGGCATCCGCCGAGCTCGACATGCCGATCGTCACCGAGATCATGGACCCGCGCGACGTGCAGGTCTTCTTGGATAAGAAGATCGACGTCATGCAGATCGGCGCCCGCAACGCGCAGAACTTCCCCCTGCTCAAGGAGGTCGGCAAGACCAAGACCCCGGTCCTGCTCAAGCGCGGCATGTCCGGCACCGTCGACGAGTTGCTCATGGCTGCCGAGTACATCATGAGCGAGGGCAACGACAACGTCATCCTGTGCGAGCGCGGCATTCGCACCTTCGAGACCCGCACCCGCAACACCTTCGACCTCAACGCCGTGCCGGTGCTGCACCACCTATCGCACCTGCCCGTCGTCGCCGACCCCAGCCACGCCACCGGCTACACCCGCTATGTCGAGCCCATGGCGCTCGCCGCGACTGCCTGCGGCGCCAACGGTCTGGAGATCGAGGTCCACGACGACCCGAGCCACGCTTGGTCCGACGGTGCTCAAGCCCTCACCCCCGACCAGTTCGACGACACCATGCGCCGCATCCGCGCCATCCGCGAGGTCGTCTGTCAAGAGACCGTTCAGGAGTAG
- the pheA gene encoding prephenate dehydratase: protein MDLADIRQAIDDIDTTLLNSFVERMDIATEVAKSKIKMGKAVFDPARERSKLNNLASRAPERYEAQTIALFRLLMSMSKAEQQRYINELKGITVSQKAHATAAAFDTPFPQTATVACQGVEGAYSQIAACKLFDVPDIAFFETFEGVMRAVRDGFCEFGVLPIENSTAGSVNAVYDLLAQFDFHIVRSLRLKIDHNLLVKPGTKLQDVREVYSHGQAIAQCAGFIEGHGLHATKYPNTAMSAEMVANSERTDVAAIASRSCAELYGLEVLEPNIQDSDNNYTRFVVISREPRVYPGANRTSLMITTANEPGALYRVLERFYALNINLIKLESRPIPGHDFEFMFYFDLDCPFGSKALDDLLDSIDDVCESFTYFGSYTEVL from the coding sequence ATGGACCTTGCTGACATCCGCCAGGCCATCGATGACATCGACACCACGCTCCTCAACAGCTTTGTCGAGCGCATGGATATTGCCACCGAGGTCGCCAAATCAAAGATCAAGATGGGCAAGGCCGTCTTTGACCCCGCCCGCGAGCGCTCCAAACTCAACAACCTCGCCAGCCGCGCACCCGAGCGCTACGAGGCCCAGACCATCGCCCTGTTCCGCCTCCTCATGAGCATGAGCAAGGCCGAGCAGCAGCGCTACATCAACGAGCTCAAGGGCATCACGGTGTCGCAAAAGGCCCATGCCACGGCCGCAGCCTTTGACACACCCTTCCCCCAGACGGCCACCGTCGCCTGCCAGGGCGTCGAAGGCGCCTACAGCCAGATCGCCGCATGCAAGCTCTTCGACGTGCCCGATATCGCCTTCTTTGAGACCTTTGAGGGCGTTATGCGCGCCGTACGCGACGGCTTTTGCGAGTTTGGCGTGCTGCCCATCGAAAACTCAACTGCCGGATCGGTCAACGCCGTCTACGACCTGCTTGCACAGTTCGACTTCCACATCGTGCGCTCGTTGCGCCTTAAAATCGATCACAACTTACTCGTCAAACCCGGCACCAAACTCCAGGACGTTCGCGAGGTCTACAGCCACGGCCAAGCCATTGCCCAGTGCGCCGGCTTTATCGAGGGCCACGGACTGCATGCCACCAAGTACCCCAACACCGCTATGTCGGCCGAGATGGTCGCCAACTCCGAGCGCACCGATGTCGCCGCCATCGCCTCGCGCAGCTGTGCCGAGCTGTATGGCCTCGAGGTGCTGGAGCCCAACATCCAGGACTCGGACAACAACTACACGCGCTTCGTCGTCATCAGTCGCGAACCGCGCGTCTATCCCGGTGCCAACCGTACCTCGCTCATGATCACCACGGCCAATGAGCCGGGCGCGCTTTATCGCGTACTCGAGCGCTTCTACGCCCTCAACATCAACCTCATCAAGCTCGAGAGCCGCCCCATCCCCGGGCACGACTTTGAGTTTATGTTCTACTTTGACCTGGACTGCCCCTTTGGCAGCAAGGCCCTCGACGACTTGCTCGACTCAATCGACGACGTGTGCGAGAGCTTCACCTACTTTGGCAGCTATACGGAGGTGCTCTAG
- the aroA gene encoding 3-phosphoshikimate 1-carboxyvinyltransferase, with amino-acid sequence MLARITPSPLKGTVPAIASKSMAHRLIICAALANGETHVTCNTTCADIEATVRCLTALGARIETVEDGFQVHPTMKSIEFGLLKALAGGTLDCGESGSTLRFMLPVACALGAEATFVGQGRLGARPLSPLSDEIIAAGCDLQGLGGFPLKTSGRMRPGTFILPGNVSSQYISGLLLAAPLLAQSSCVQVTGLIESRPYINLTIQAMKAFGVEVNVERIPAKDGQPEITNFRVSSGSYRTPGSVAVEGDWSNAAFWLCAGAIGSDPITVEGVSLSSAQGDRNVLAALSRFGARIVRSTNAATVQSDKLAGFEMSAHDIPDLVPVISAVASLAQGRTFIRDCARLRIKESDRLATTTRELTALGAQIRIAGDDLIIKGVDAFTGAEVDSHNDHRIAMMAAIAASRATGEVVIHGAEAVNKSYPDFFDHYRLLGGKVTLEEE; translated from the coding sequence ATGTTAGCCCGCATCACCCCCTCCCCGCTCAAGGGCACCGTTCCCGCCATCGCGTCCAAGTCGATGGCGCACCGCCTCATCATCTGCGCCGCACTTGCCAACGGCGAGACGCACGTGACCTGCAACACGACCTGTGCCGATATCGAGGCCACGGTGCGCTGCCTCACGGCGCTGGGCGCCCGCATCGAGACCGTCGAGGATGGCTTCCAGGTCCATCCCACTATGAAGAGTATTGAGTTTGGCCTGCTCAAGGCACTTGCCGGCGGCACGCTCGACTGCGGCGAGAGCGGCTCCACGCTCCGCTTTATGCTGCCCGTCGCCTGCGCGCTGGGGGCAGAGGCAACCTTTGTGGGCCAGGGCCGTCTGGGCGCACGCCCCCTCTCCCCGCTCTCCGACGAGATCATTGCCGCCGGCTGCGACCTGCAGGGTCTGGGCGGCTTTCCGCTCAAGACAAGCGGCCGCATGCGCCCGGGCACCTTTATCCTGCCGGGCAACGTGAGCTCGCAGTACATCTCCGGCCTGCTGCTGGCAGCCCCACTTCTGGCCCAGTCCTCCTGCGTGCAGGTGACCGGCCTTATCGAGAGCCGCCCCTACATCAATCTGACCATCCAGGCCATGAAGGCCTTCGGCGTCGAGGTCAACGTCGAGCGCATCCCCGCCAAGGACGGCCAGCCCGAGATCACGAACTTCCGTGTGAGCAGCGGCTCGTACCGCACGCCCGGCAGCGTGGCCGTCGAAGGCGATTGGTCCAATGCGGCCTTTTGGCTGTGCGCCGGCGCTATCGGCTCCGACCCCATCACCGTGGAAGGCGTGTCGCTGAGCTCTGCACAGGGCGACCGCAACGTGCTTGCCGCGCTTTCGCGCTTTGGCGCTCGCATCGTGCGCTCCACCAACGCCGCCACCGTCCAGTCCGACAAGCTCGCCGGCTTTGAAATGAGCGCGCACGACATTCCGGACCTGGTGCCCGTTATCTCTGCCGTGGCATCGTTGGCGCAAGGCCGCACGTTCATCCGCGATTGCGCCCGCCTGCGCATCAAGGAATCCGACCGTCTGGCCACTACCACCCGCGAGCTCACCGCACTGGGCGCGCAGATACGCATTGCCGGCGACGACCTCATCATCAAGGGCGTCGATGCCTTTACCGGCGCCGAGGTCGATTCGCACAACGACCACCGCATCGCCATGATGGCCGCCATCGCCGCGAGCCGTGCCACCGGCGAGGTCGTGATCCACGGCGCCGAGGCCGTCAACAAGTCCTATCCCGATTTCTTCGACCACTACCGCCTGCTGGGCGGCAAGGTCACGCTCGAGGAGGAATAG
- a CDS encoding ABC transporter permease, giving the protein MADNLESQKAVAKPASHAKNDYEKDKFILRQLVTKDFKIKYRRSVLGVAWSVLNPLLMMIVMSIVFSTIFAQGRNGSITPEMYPLYLIVGNVTFSVMSESTNQALMSIIWASSLLKKVKVHRWVFPVQKVLFSLVNFAFSLVAVALVMLWFHVVPTWHLILLPVCLLLLMCFCMGLGLMLSALAVFFRDVMHLWSVVITAWMYLTPIFWTTDFIGKMAHWIQVLVVVNPMYNYLQFMRDIFLFNTMPSALTFGLCVAWAVFALAIGYTVFHKTEHKFILYI; this is encoded by the coding sequence GTGGCTGACAATCTTGAGAGTCAGAAAGCGGTGGCTAAACCGGCCTCTCACGCTAAAAATGATTATGAGAAGGACAAATTTATCCTCAGGCAGTTGGTTACCAAGGATTTTAAGATTAAGTATCGTCGCAGCGTTTTGGGCGTAGCTTGGTCCGTGCTTAATCCTTTGTTGATGATGATTGTCATGTCGATCGTGTTTTCGACTATCTTTGCCCAAGGTCGTAATGGCTCCATCACGCCTGAGATGTATCCACTTTATTTGATCGTCGGTAACGTGACGTTTTCCGTCATGTCCGAGTCGACGAACCAAGCGCTTATGTCCATCATTTGGGCTTCCTCACTGCTAAAGAAGGTCAAGGTGCATCGCTGGGTATTCCCGGTGCAGAAGGTGTTGTTCTCGCTTGTTAACTTCGCTTTCTCTCTGGTTGCCGTCGCTTTGGTCATGCTCTGGTTCCATGTAGTTCCTACTTGGCATTTAATCCTGTTGCCGGTTTGCCTCCTTTTGCTCATGTGCTTTTGTATGGGTTTGGGCTTGATGCTTTCGGCGTTGGCGGTCTTCTTCCGCGATGTTATGCATCTGTGGAGTGTTGTCATTACTGCTTGGATGTATTTGACGCCGATTTTCTGGACGACCGACTTCATTGGCAAGATGGCTCACTGGATTCAGGTCCTGGTGGTTGTGAATCCCATGTACAACTATCTACAGTTTATGCGCGATATCTTCCTGTTTAATACCATGCCTTCTGCACTTACGTTTGGTCTGTGCGTTGCTTGGGCTGTTTTTGCTCTTGCCATTGGCTATACCGTGTTCCACAAAACCGAGCACAAGTTCATTCTCTACATCTAA
- the aroB gene encoding 3-dehydroquinate synthase: protein MAITIDIDTARPYQVHVGTFLLEQAGPLVRATAGGTRAVIVTDTNVGPLYQMPVKQSLEASGYEVSICTFEAGEVHKRAETYVAILEFVAEHELSRSDVIVALGGGVVGDVAGFVAATYMRGCKFVQIPTSLLAMVDSSVGGKTAIDLAAGKNLAGAFWQPSVVIADVGCLATLTPEQFADGCGEVVKHAVIADPELFAELEKTPLTLELLNQDVARVALIIARNIDIKRAVVVADERETNQRKLLNFGHSAGHAVEACEHFELGHGNCVSIGMGIITRAAALHGICNAELPGRIEELCARHGLKTRCELSADAIFAEALHDKKRAGDTIDLVIPHGIGRCSIDRTPLSTLHDLIAEGLGQKGDASAC, encoded by the coding sequence ATGGCGATTACCATCGATATCGACACCGCACGCCCCTACCAGGTACACGTGGGCACGTTTTTGCTGGAGCAGGCAGGGCCACTCGTTCGCGCCACCGCCGGAGGCACCCGCGCCGTCATCGTGACGGACACCAACGTGGGCCCGCTCTACCAGATGCCCGTTAAGCAGAGCCTGGAGGCGTCAGGCTATGAGGTAAGCATTTGCACCTTCGAGGCCGGCGAGGTACACAAGCGCGCCGAGACCTACGTTGCCATTCTTGAGTTTGTAGCCGAGCACGAGCTTTCGCGCTCCGACGTGATCGTGGCGCTCGGCGGCGGCGTCGTGGGCGACGTGGCCGGCTTTGTGGCCGCCACCTACATGCGCGGCTGCAAGTTTGTGCAGATCCCCACGAGTCTGCTCGCTATGGTGGACTCGTCGGTGGGCGGCAAGACGGCCATCGACCTGGCTGCCGGCAAAAATCTCGCCGGAGCCTTTTGGCAGCCGAGCGTGGTTATCGCCGACGTGGGATGCCTTGCCACCCTCACGCCCGAGCAGTTCGCCGACGGCTGCGGCGAAGTCGTCAAGCACGCCGTGATTGCCGATCCGGAGCTTTTCGCCGAACTGGAGAAAACCCCACTCACGCTGGAGCTGCTCAACCAGGACGTGGCCCGCGTGGCGCTCATAATCGCCCGCAATATCGACATTAAGCGCGCCGTGGTCGTTGCCGACGAACGCGAGACCAACCAGCGCAAGCTCCTCAACTTTGGACACAGCGCCGGACACGCCGTCGAGGCCTGCGAGCACTTTGAGCTGGGACACGGCAACTGCGTGTCGATCGGCATGGGCATCATCACGCGTGCCGCGGCCCTGCACGGCATTTGTAACGCCGAACTTCCCGGCCGCATCGAAGAGCTCTGCGCCCGTCATGGCCTCAAGACTCGCTGTGAGCTTTCGGCCGACGCCATCTTTGCCGAGGCGCTGCACGACAAAAAACGCGCCGGCGACACCATCGATCTGGTGATTCCGCACGGCATTGGCCGCTGCAGCATCGACCGCACGCCGCTTTCAACCCTCCATGATTTAATTGCCGAGGGCCTCGGCCAGAAGGGAGACGCATCAGCATGTTAG
- the aroQ gene encoding type II 3-dehydroquinate dehydratase codes for MKALVINGPNLNMLGIREPGIYGSDNYDRLVQICQEAGAAQGFDEVEVFQSNHEGSIVDKIQEAYGKVDGIVINPAAYTHTSVAILDALKAVAIPAVEVHLSAVEKREDFRQVSYARLACFATITGEGLQGYAHALELLRERLLH; via the coding sequence ATGAAAGCACTCGTCATCAACGGTCCCAACCTCAACATGCTCGGCATTCGTGAGCCGGGCATCTACGGCAGCGACAACTACGACCGCCTGGTCCAGATCTGCCAGGAGGCAGGCGCTGCACAGGGTTTTGACGAGGTCGAGGTCTTCCAGTCCAACCACGAGGGCAGCATCGTCGACAAGATTCAGGAGGCCTACGGAAAGGTCGACGGCATCGTTATCAACCCGGCAGCTTACACACACACCAGCGTGGCGATCCTCGACGCCCTCAAAGCCGTCGCCATCCCCGCCGTCGAGGTCCACCTCAGCGCCGTCGAGAAGCGAGAGGACTTCCGCCAGGTAAGCTATGCACGCCTAGCGTGCTTTGCCACCATCACCGGCGAGGGCCTGCAGGGCTACGCGCATGCGCTGGAGCTGCTGAGGGAACGTCTGCTACACTAA
- a CDS encoding ABC transporter ATP-binding protein → MTVSAIDYSKQPLAVEVKDVTMIFNMASESLTNLKEYFIKLAKHELFFEEFRALKHISFDVHRGEVVGLVGTNGSGKSTMLKIIAGVLEPSEGEVKVHGNIAPLIELGAGFDPELTARENIYLNGALLGYTKEFIDASFDEIIEFAELKDFVDMPLKNFSSGMVARIAFAIATITEPDILIVDETLSVGDVFFQQKCERRIQHFIESGDVTVLFVSHSMEQVERICQRAVWIEKGDLRMDGPVDEVCKAYHDQFK, encoded by the coding sequence ATGACTGTATCTGCTATTGATTACAGCAAGCAGCCCCTTGCTGTTGAGGTCAAAGACGTCACCATGATCTTTAACATGGCGTCTGAGTCGCTTACAAACCTTAAGGAGTACTTTATTAAGCTTGCTAAGCACGAGCTGTTCTTTGAGGAGTTCCGTGCGCTTAAGCACATTTCGTTTGACGTGCATCGCGGCGAGGTTGTTGGCCTTGTTGGTACTAACGGTTCCGGTAAGTCTACGATGCTCAAGATTATCGCTGGCGTTTTAGAGCCGAGCGAGGGTGAGGTCAAGGTCCACGGCAATATTGCGCCGTTGATTGAGCTTGGCGCCGGCTTTGACCCCGAGCTTACCGCGCGTGAGAACATCTACCTTAACGGTGCGCTACTTGGTTACACCAAAGAGTTTATCGATGCTAGTTTTGACGAGATTATTGAATTCGCTGAGCTCAAAGACTTCGTTGATATGCCTCTGAAGAACTTTTCTTCGGGTATGGTTGCGCGTATCGCCTTTGCCATCGCCACGATTACCGAGCCCGATATCCTTATCGTCGATGAGACGCTTTCTGTTGGCGATGTCTTTTTCCAGCAGAAGTGTGAGCGTCGCATTCAGCACTTTATTGAGAGCGGCGACGTCACAGTTCTGTTCGTTTCTCACTCCATGGAGCAGGTTGAGCGCATTTGCCAGCGTGCCGTATGGATCGAGAAGGGCGACCTGCGCATGGATGGCCCCGTGGATGAGGTCTGCAAGGCGTACCACGACCAGTTCAAGTAG